The following nucleotide sequence is from Staphylococcus chromogenes.
GACTAATAACTTACGAATGCGTTTCATATAGCCAACCTCCTAAAAAGTTCGAAAATTCTAAAAATATACGTCCAATTATATCAAATGACAATTGCAAAATAAAATATTAGCTTCTTTTTTATCATTCAATTACAAAATGACGCATTCAATTATTTATAAGTTTTAGTTATCATTATCAATAGAAAATAGTTATTACAATGATTATTTTAATCATTTAGATTTTAAATGTCAAAATAAAAACGAGAACATTGAATCCTATTACTCATTTAGATTCAAAGCTCTCGTGAAAGTCTACATAGATTGCTTTTTTCTCAAATAACGTTGTCGGGCTTGTTCGTATCTAATTTGTTTAGAAACAATCAATAAAAGGCCCATCGCGACACTCAGACTAAGCATGGAAGATCCACCAAAACTAATAAAAGGTAATGGCACCCCCGTTAATGGAATTAATCCAGAAATACCACCTAAATTGACAAAGGTTTGGAAACCGATGTAGCTCGCGATGCCTACACACACCAATTTGTAAAAATAAGATGATGTACGTGAGGCAAGTTCAAATGCACGATAGACAATAAAAAATAATAAACCGAGCACGATGAGCACACCCAATAATCCCAATTCTTCAGCTATAATCGCAAATATAAAGTCGGTATGGGGTTCAGGTAAATAGCCGAGTTTCATAATACTATTCCCTAATCCTCTACCAAAAAGCCCTCCATTCCCAATTGCTAAAAGGGAATTGGCTAAATGATAGCCGATACCATCTTCAAAATTAAATGGATTTTCTAACGCACTAAATCGTGCTGTTAGATATGTAGGCAAAATATTAATTCTAAACACAACAATAATGATAATGACAACGAAGAGACCTAACAAACTAAAAAAGCCAATTCTCAAAAAATTCTTAACCCCAATTCCAGAATAAAGAATGATTGAAAAGAAAATCGCTGAAATTAAAAGCGTTTGCCCGACGTCTTTTTGAAGCAGTACAAGACCAATCATAAAACCGACGAATAAAATGGGCCATAAAATTGTTGTAGGATCTCTTTGAATTTGCGGTCTTTTGCGCTCAATGATATACGGCACATATAAAATAATCGCTATTTTTAAAAGCTCTGAAACTTGGAGGTTCATAAATCCTAATCTAATCCAACTTCGGGAACCGTTAATTTCAGAACCTATGACTAACGTTGCTAAAAGAAGTAACAAAATGATGCCCATCATTCCAACTTGAAACTTAGGCTTTTTTAAAACTTTAACGTTTAATAAATAAGCGATAAAAAATACGATGAGAAAACCTACAATGACATAGATTAATTGTCTCGTATAAAAATATGTACCTGACACAGGGACGCCACCTGTTAATGTTCCTCTCGTTGCAGCCACCATACTTGCGCTATATACCATTGTTAAACCAATAAAACAGAGTGCAAGATAAGTGATTAATAATGGAAAATCGATATATTTAGAGGATCTCAAAATATATCGAAGTAAATGTTTTATGTTATTCATATGTTATAATCATCCAATTCATCGCAGATACAAAGCGTCATTGCGATAAAATTCTAAGATGGAAAATTTATCGCAACTAAACTGTTGTAAACGCTTCGTGTAATTTTGATAACTCTTTTTCGAGACGTAACATTAATGCTTTTCCGTCTTCTTTATCGACGAGGCCGAGTTGTACTGCAAAATCAACTTCTTTTTGTAAGCCGTACATTTGTGTATCTAAAACTTCCTCATATAAAGGACATTGTGGCAATGTTAAGTTATCTATTTGTACTTTAATGAGCTGTAAAATTCTATCTGCATCTGCATGTAATTGTTCATATGCTGCATTACTGATGTTCGATTGCTTGCTCATGACAGAGTCCCCCCATAATTTTATCTTCATGTTAAAAGTTTATCTTAACCTTTTTTAAAAAGCAAGTGAATTTCATACGTCTCCTACTTAAGTGTGATAAAATAA
It contains:
- a CDS encoding YlaN family protein, which gives rise to MSKQSNISNAAYEQLHADADRILQLIKVQIDNLTLPQCPLYEEVLDTQMYGLQKEVDFAVQLGLVDKEDGKALMLRLEKELSKLHEAFTTV
- the ftsW gene encoding cell division peptidoglycan polymerase FtsW, whose amino-acid sequence is MNNIKHLLRYILRSSKYIDFPLLITYLALCFIGLTMVYSASMVAATRGTLTGGVPVSGTYFYTRQLIYVIVGFLIVFFIAYLLNVKVLKKPKFQVGMMGIILLLLLATLVIGSEINGSRSWIRLGFMNLQVSELLKIAIILYVPYIIERKRPQIQRDPTTILWPILFVGFMIGLVLLQKDVGQTLLISAIFFSIILYSGIGVKNFLRIGFFSLLGLFVVIIIIVVFRINILPTYLTARFSALENPFNFEDGIGYHLANSLLAIGNGGLFGRGLGNSIMKLGYLPEPHTDFIFAIIAEELGLLGVLIVLGLLFFIVYRAFELASRTSSYFYKLVCVGIASYIGFQTFVNLGGISGLIPLTGVPLPFISFGGSSMLSLSVAMGLLLIVSKQIRYEQARQRYLRKKQSM